A window of Euzebyales bacterium contains these coding sequences:
- a CDS encoding LuxR C-terminal-related transcriptional regulator: MATDVSGARTVLHEAVDIVHRLPQPGGLIDEITELRGRLDTLRVNMIGASSLTSAELRLLPLLATHLSFRNIGERLFISPNTVKTEAISIYRMLGVSSGGEAVAQAQALGLLAS; the protein is encoded by the coding sequence ATGGCCACGGATGTCTCCGGCGCCAGAACCGTCCTCCACGAGGCCGTTGACATCGTCCATCGGCTACCCCAGCCCGGGGGGCTCATCGATGAGATCACCGAACTGCGAGGCCGGTTGGACACCCTGCGCGTGAACATGATCGGCGCCTCGTCGCTCACCTCGGCCGAGCTGCGGTTGCTCCCCCTCCTGGCCACCCACCTCTCGTTTCGCAACATCGGTGAGCGCCTCTTCATCTCGCCCAACACGGTCAAGACCGAGGCCATCTCGATCTATCGCATGCTGGGAGTCTCGTCGGGAGGCGAAGCTGTCGCCCAGGCGCAGGCGCTGGGTCTCCTGGCGTCATAG
- a CDS encoding DUF308 domain-containing protein produces the protein MTTTTGEPRSRGAALGLGVLIALAGVVLLVWPGATTVVLVSWLGLAILVYGVYELINAFRGAEGRSRLWSAVIGVIAVIGGAAIFLTPIVSTVTVGLVIGWYWIIGGVIGIVGAVLEPGDRIIRLFVAVLSLVAGLVVIAQPALSLVALVWFAGLWMLIAGLIMAASALFRRRRAVAAT, from the coding sequence ATGACGACAACCACTGGCGAGCCGCGGAGCCGCGGTGCGGCGCTCGGCCTCGGCGTGCTGATCGCCCTGGCCGGCGTCGTGCTGCTCGTCTGGCCCGGCGCCACGACCGTCGTGCTGGTCAGCTGGCTCGGCCTGGCCATCCTCGTCTACGGCGTCTACGAACTGATCAACGCTTTTCGCGGCGCCGAGGGACGGTCGCGGTTGTGGAGTGCAGTCATCGGCGTCATCGCGGTGATCGGCGGCGCCGCGATCTTCCTGACGCCGATCGTGAGCACGGTGACCGTCGGCCTGGTGATCGGCTGGTACTGGATCATCGGTGGAGTGATCGGGATCGTGGGCGCCGTGCTCGAGCCAGGAGACCGGATCATCCGGCTGTTCGTCGCCGTCCTCTCGCTCGTGGCTGGTCTGGTCGTGATCGCGCAGCCCGCGCTCTCGCTCGTCGCACTCGTCTGGTTCGCGGGCCTGTGGATGCTGATCGCGGGACTGATCATGGCCGCGAGCGCCCTGTTCCGTCGGCGCCGCGCGGTCGCCGCGACGTGA
- a CDS encoding LuxR C-terminal-related transcriptional regulator gives MERLAWDEAFDAFSAADALVPLEADDLQSWATAAYLLGHVDAAVDAQARAFEAHRDSDDAPAAARCGFWLVFILLNRGDAAQANGWLARSRHLLERLPPDATELGYLRCLQAFRLATVERDYVSARVAAREVVEIGRRARDDDLVALGLTVAGRAAILDQGVAQGLVDLDEAMAAVITGALSPPVAGTVYCSLIEACEQIGEVRRAREWTGALTRWCDRHQGMVTFTGQCLTHRATILRRGGAWQEAAEQATLACARFAGASDEPATGMALYEVAEVHRLRGDLAAAEDAYQQAGEWGHDPQPGLSLVRLAQDRTAVAAAAMRRLMAERTDAVDRVTLLPAHVEVMLAVGDKDAATVAAAELADHAVTFDTDALRAAAAQAWGAVLLADGDVADAAVVLRRALDTWQTLDAPYDAARVRVLLSEACRRVGDHDTAAVERAAARRTLTRLGAAVDLASLDGRDAEPEHGLSPRELEVLRHVATGMTNQAIADDLYVAVKTVDRHVGSILAKLGVASRTAATAYAYEHDLL, from the coding sequence GTGGAGCGCCTGGCCTGGGACGAGGCGTTCGACGCCTTCTCCGCCGCTGACGCGCTCGTACCACTCGAGGCGGACGACCTGCAGTCCTGGGCCACCGCCGCCTACCTGCTCGGGCACGTCGACGCGGCGGTCGACGCGCAGGCGCGTGCGTTCGAGGCGCATCGTGACAGCGACGACGCGCCGGCGGCCGCGCGGTGCGGGTTCTGGCTCGTCTTCATCCTGCTCAACCGTGGCGATGCCGCACAAGCCAACGGATGGCTGGCGCGAAGCCGGCATCTGCTGGAGCGGCTTCCGCCAGACGCCACGGAGCTCGGCTACCTGCGGTGCCTCCAGGCGTTCCGTCTCGCAACCGTCGAGCGCGACTACGTGTCGGCGCGCGTGGCCGCACGTGAGGTCGTCGAGATCGGACGGCGGGCACGTGACGACGACCTGGTCGCGCTCGGGCTCACTGTGGCCGGCCGGGCGGCGATCCTGGACCAGGGGGTCGCACAGGGACTCGTCGACCTCGACGAAGCGATGGCCGCCGTGATCACCGGTGCCCTGTCACCGCCGGTGGCAGGGACCGTGTACTGCTCGCTGATCGAGGCCTGTGAGCAGATCGGCGAGGTGCGTCGCGCCCGCGAGTGGACCGGCGCGCTGACCCGGTGGTGTGACCGTCACCAGGGGATGGTGACGTTCACCGGCCAGTGCCTGACGCACCGTGCGACGATCCTGCGTCGCGGCGGCGCATGGCAGGAGGCCGCGGAGCAGGCGACCCTGGCGTGCGCACGCTTCGCCGGGGCCTCGGACGAGCCTGCGACCGGGATGGCGCTGTACGAGGTGGCCGAGGTGCACCGCCTCAGGGGCGACCTGGCCGCCGCGGAGGACGCCTACCAGCAGGCCGGCGAGTGGGGGCACGACCCACAGCCGGGACTCTCGCTGGTCAGGCTGGCGCAGGACCGCACCGCCGTTGCTGCGGCCGCCATGCGGCGCCTCATGGCCGAACGAACGGACGCCGTCGACCGCGTCACGCTGTTGCCGGCTCACGTCGAGGTGATGCTGGCGGTCGGCGACAAGGATGCGGCGACAGTCGCGGCCGCCGAACTCGCCGACCACGCGGTCACCTTCGACACGGATGCGCTGCGAGCCGCGGCGGCGCAGGCGTGGGGCGCAGTGCTCCTCGCCGACGGCGATGTCGCCGACGCCGCGGTCGTCCTTCGCCGGGCGCTCGACACATGGCAGACGCTCGACGCGCCATACGACGCTGCCCGGGTGCGCGTGCTCCTCAGCGAGGCCTGCCGACGGGTGGGCGACCATGACACGGCAGCCGTCGAGCGGGCGGCGGCGCGGCGCACGCTCACCCGGCTCGGCGCTGCGGTCGACCTCGCCAGCCTGGACGGGCGCGACGCCGAACCGGAGCACGGGCTGTCGCCCCGGGAGCTGGAGGTCCTCCGCCACGTCGCGACGGGGATGACGAACCAGGCGATCGCCGATGACCTGTATGTGGCTGTGAAGACCGTCGACCGTCACGTCGGCAGCATCCTCGCCAAGCTCGGCGTCGCCTCGCGGACCGCGGCGACCGCGTACGCCTACGAGCACGACCTGCTCTGA
- a CDS encoding NAD(P)-binding domain-containing protein yields the protein MTGIGEHEHIETVVIGGSQSGLAVGYHLTQRDRPFVILDAHDRVGDAWRGRWDSLRLFTTARYDGLPGMLFPAPSHTYPTKDQVADYLEAYAERFSLPVETALRVDRVSRRGEVFEIAAGERRFSANNVVVATGAYHTPRIPSFADLLDPTIRQLHSSAYRDPSQLRDGGVLVVGAGNSGAEIALEVARHHPTWLSGRDTGQEPTRAGSLPDRLLMPLLWFAASRVLTVTSPIGRKMRDHFLDPPRGIPLGRVRRSDIRAAGIERVPRTAGVHDGHPALDDGRILEVSNVVWCTGFVMDVSWIDLPVIADDAFPVHQRGVVTSQAGLYFVGLPFLHSLSSALLGGVGRDAAHIADHIAAHTADPSMVTVSAA from the coding sequence GTGACGGGCATCGGCGAGCACGAGCACATCGAGACCGTGGTCATCGGTGGGAGCCAGTCGGGGTTGGCGGTCGGCTACCACCTGACGCAACGGGACCGACCATTCGTGATCCTCGACGCCCACGACCGGGTGGGCGATGCCTGGCGGGGACGGTGGGACTCGCTGCGGCTGTTCACGACGGCGCGCTATGACGGCCTGCCGGGGATGCTCTTTCCGGCTCCAAGTCACACGTATCCGACCAAGGACCAGGTAGCCGACTACCTCGAGGCCTATGCGGAGCGGTTCAGCCTGCCGGTCGAGACCGCTCTCAGGGTGGACCGGGTGTCCCGCAGAGGGGAGGTGTTCGAGATCGCGGCCGGCGAGCGCAGATTCTCCGCGAACAACGTGGTGGTGGCCACGGGCGCGTACCACACGCCGCGGATCCCCAGCTTCGCCGACCTGCTCGATCCGACCATCCGCCAGCTCCACTCCAGCGCGTATCGCGACCCCTCCCAGCTCCGGGACGGCGGCGTCCTCGTGGTCGGCGCCGGGAACTCCGGCGCCGAGATCGCGCTCGAGGTGGCACGACATCACCCGACGTGGCTGTCGGGGCGCGACACCGGCCAGGAACCGACGCGGGCCGGGAGCCTGCCCGACCGGCTGCTGATGCCGCTGCTGTGGTTCGCTGCGTCGCGGGTGCTGACCGTCACGTCGCCGATCGGACGGAAGATGCGCGACCACTTCCTCGACCCACCCCGCGGCATCCCGCTCGGCCGGGTCAGGCGCAGCGACATCCGCGCTGCCGGGATCGAACGCGTCCCGAGAACAGCCGGCGTGCACGACGGGCACCCTGCGCTCGACGATGGCAGGATCCTGGAGGTCTCCAACGTCGTCTGGTGCACCGGGTTCGTCATGGACGTCTCCTGGATCGATCTCCCAGTCATCGCTGACGACGCGTTCCCGGTGCACCAACGCGGCGTCGTGACGTCCCAGGCGGGGCTGTACTTCGTCGGCCTACCGTTCCTCCACTCCCTGAGCTCTGCCCTGCTGGGCGGCGTGGGACGGGACGCCGCCCACATCGCCGACCACATCGCGGCGCACACGGCCGATCCGAGCATGGTGACGGTCTCGGCGGCCTGA
- a CDS encoding TetR family transcriptional regulator — protein sequence MSSIYGVNERPREDLTARARIRDAAMAQFADRGFSDATIKDIADAAGVSTGLVQHHFGTKDGLRQACDGAAAEVVQRQLDVIDHLDTSVANPDMATLLYDASPLLVRYLIRLLIEGSPVAARLFDEMSAVSERFLTASRPDLFPPGSQKARDGATMMGVMHLGSAVLHEQVSRRMDIDVWAPASAPRLGLVMLDVYLAMADWIASDTGVETRAAVAEYLEQLVPAAEHDQEHDDE from the coding sequence GTGAGTTCGATCTACGGTGTGAACGAACGGCCGCGTGAGGACCTGACGGCCAGAGCCCGGATCCGGGACGCGGCGATGGCCCAGTTCGCCGACCGGGGCTTCAGCGACGCGACCATCAAGGACATCGCGGACGCTGCGGGTGTGTCGACTGGTCTGGTACAGCACCACTTCGGCACCAAGGACGGCCTCCGCCAGGCCTGCGACGGCGCAGCCGCCGAGGTCGTCCAACGCCAGCTCGACGTGATCGATCACCTGGACACTTCCGTCGCCAACCCCGACATGGCGACCCTGCTCTACGACGCGAGTCCGCTACTGGTCCGCTACCTGATCCGCCTGTTGATCGAGGGCTCCCCGGTGGCGGCGCGACTGTTCGACGAGATGTCGGCCGTCAGCGAGCGCTTCCTCACAGCGTCGCGACCGGACCTGTTCCCCCCGGGTAGCCAGAAGGCCCGCGACGGCGCGACGATGATGGGTGTGATGCACCTGGGGTCGGCCGTGCTGCACGAACAGGTCAGCCGGCGGATGGACATCGATGTCTGGGCTCCGGCCAGCGCACCGAGGTTGGGTCTCGTGATGCTCGACGTCTACCTGGCGATGGCCGACTGGATCGCCTCCGACACCGGCGTTGAGACTCGCGCTGCGGTGGCCGAGTACCTGGAGCAGCTTGTTCCGGCAGCGGAGCACGATCAGGAGCACGACGATGAGTGA
- a CDS encoding ABC transporter ATP-binding protein gives MSDAIHTSGLTKNFGSVQALDGLELSVTSGEVHGFLGPNGAGKTTTIRILLGLLRANAGQISVLGRDPWTDAVSLHRRIAYVPGDVELWPNLTGGEAIDVLGRLRGRLDRARVDELCQRFDLDPTKKGRTYSKGNRQKVALVAALASDAELVLLDEPTAGLDPLMEAVFQGYIRAARAAGRTVLLSSHILAQVEALADRISIIRLGRIVESGTLTELRHLTRTTVTVETTDPADRLAQLPGVHDLHAVDGQVRFQVDGSHIDGTMRQLAALGVRSIVAHPPTLEQLLLRHYGDELGRDDQVEVAS, from the coding sequence ATGAGTGACGCGATCCACACCTCGGGGTTGACGAAGAACTTCGGCTCCGTCCAGGCGCTCGACGGTCTCGAGCTGTCCGTCACGTCCGGTGAGGTCCACGGCTTCCTCGGGCCGAACGGAGCCGGCAAGACCACCACCATCCGCATCCTGCTCGGCCTGCTGCGCGCCAACGCTGGCCAGATCAGCGTCCTGGGCCGTGATCCGTGGACGGACGCGGTCAGCCTGCACCGCCGGATCGCCTACGTCCCCGGTGATGTCGAGCTGTGGCCCAACCTCACCGGCGGCGAGGCGATCGACGTGCTCGGTCGCCTGCGCGGCAGGCTCGACCGGGCCCGGGTCGACGAGCTGTGCCAACGGTTCGACCTCGATCCGACGAAGAAGGGCCGCACCTATTCCAAGGGCAACCGACAGAAGGTCGCGCTGGTCGCCGCGCTCGCCTCGGACGCCGAGCTGGTGCTGCTCGACGAACCGACCGCCGGGCTGGACCCGCTGATGGAGGCCGTGTTCCAGGGCTACATCCGCGCGGCCAGGGCCGCCGGGCGGACCGTACTGCTGTCGTCGCACATCCTCGCCCAGGTGGAGGCGCTCGCCGACCGGATCTCGATCATCAGGCTCGGCAGGATCGTCGAGTCCGGGACGCTGACCGAGCTGCGCCACCTGACCCGCACCACCGTCACGGTGGAGACCACCGACCCGGCCGACAGGCTCGCGCAGTTGCCGGGCGTCCACGACCTGCACGCGGTCGACGGACAGGTGCGATTCCAGGTCGATGGCAGCCACATCGACGGCACGATGCGCCAGCTCGCCGCTCTCGGTGTGCGCTCGATCGTGGCGCATCCTCCGACGCTGGAGCAGCTGCTGCTCCGCCACTACGGAGACGAGCTCGGCCGCGACGACCAGGTCGAGGTGGCGTCATGA
- a CDS encoding nitroreductase family deazaflavin-dependent oxidoreductase, translated as MLFGRRHVKAYRESDGEVGHEWQPGVFTLLLTTTGRTSGEPYTTPLIYGDDGPNYVVVASNGGADAHPDWYRNLEANPDVEIQVENEVMPGSAHTAAAEERPRLWAMMADIWPDYDSYATRTDREIPVVVITPRS; from the coding sequence ATGCTGTTCGGCAGGAGACATGTGAAGGCGTACCGGGAATCGGACGGCGAGGTTGGTCACGAATGGCAGCCGGGTGTCTTCACGTTGCTGCTCACCACCACGGGACGCACCAGCGGCGAGCCGTACACGACGCCACTGATCTACGGTGATGACGGCCCGAACTACGTCGTCGTCGCCTCGAACGGTGGTGCGGACGCGCACCCCGACTGGTATCGCAACCTCGAGGCGAACCCGGACGTGGAGATCCAGGTCGAGAACGAGGTCATGCCCGGGTCGGCACACACCGCAGCCGCCGAGGAGCGGCCACGACTCTGGGCGATGATGGCCGACATCTGGCCCGACTACGACTCGTATGCCACCCGGACAGACCGTGAGATCCCGGTCGTCGTGATCACCCCGCGGTCCTAG